Proteins encoded in a region of the Sphingomonas sp. OV641 genome:
- a CDS encoding cysteine desulfurase, protein MTVLAAARPLDVVADFPAIPAEWAYLDTAATAQKPRPVIDAITRGYDTTYATVHRGVYQRSADMTLAYEAARRRVAGFIGGAEDEVVFVRGATEGINLVAQSWAGTQLKVGDRILLSALEHHSNIVPWQMVAERVGAAIDVVPLTEDHRIDLVAMAAMLTPAHKLVALAHVSNVLGSVLDAKRAAELAHGVGAKILIDGCQAVPRLPVNVADLDCDFYVFSAHKLYGPTGLGVLWGRADLLDAMPPYQGGGSMIDRVSFARTTYAPAPTRFEAGTPHIVGVLGLHAAIDYVEGIGLERIHAHETALVSQAREALSSINSVRLFGPDDSAGIVSFSIEGVHPHDIGTILDEAKVAIRAGHHCAQPLMEMLGVEATARASFGVYNGPADVEALAKGIERVTRIFG, encoded by the coding sequence ATGACCGTTCTCGCCGCTGCCCGCCCGCTTGATGTGGTTGCCGATTTCCCGGCGATCCCGGCCGAATGGGCGTATCTCGATACGGCCGCCACGGCGCAGAAGCCGCGGCCGGTGATCGATGCGATCACGCGCGGCTATGATACTACCTACGCCACCGTACACCGCGGCGTTTACCAGCGATCGGCGGACATGACGCTCGCCTATGAGGCCGCGCGTCGCCGCGTCGCTGGCTTCATCGGCGGCGCGGAAGATGAGGTGGTGTTCGTTCGTGGTGCAACGGAGGGGATCAACCTCGTCGCGCAAAGCTGGGCCGGGACGCAGTTGAAGGTGGGCGACCGCATCCTGCTGTCTGCGCTGGAGCATCATTCGAACATCGTGCCGTGGCAGATGGTTGCCGAGCGGGTCGGCGCCGCGATCGATGTCGTGCCGCTGACCGAGGATCACCGCATCGATCTGGTCGCGATGGCCGCTATGCTGACCCCGGCGCACAAGCTGGTGGCGCTTGCCCATGTGTCGAACGTGCTGGGATCGGTGCTGGACGCCAAACGCGCAGCGGAGCTGGCGCATGGAGTCGGCGCTAAGATCCTGATCGACGGATGCCAAGCGGTTCCACGCCTGCCGGTCAATGTCGCTGATCTGGATTGCGACTTTTACGTCTTTTCCGCGCACAAGCTGTACGGACCGACCGGGCTTGGCGTGTTGTGGGGCAGGGCGGACCTGCTCGATGCCATGCCGCCCTATCAGGGCGGCGGCTCGATGATCGATCGTGTCAGCTTCGCCAGGACGACCTATGCCCCCGCGCCGACGCGGTTCGAGGCGGGGACGCCGCATATTGTTGGGGTGCTCGGCCTCCATGCCGCGATCGATTATGTCGAGGGTATCGGCCTCGAACGCATCCATGCGCATGAAACCGCCCTGGTGAGCCAGGCGCGCGAGGCGCTGTCCTCAATCAACTCGGTGCGACTGTTCGGCCCCGATGACAGCGCCGGTATCGTCTCCTTCTCGATCGAGGGGGTGCATCCGCACGACATCGGCACCATCTTGGACGAGGCGAAGGTTGCGATCCGCGCCGGCCACCATTGTGCGCAGCCGCTGATGGAGATGCTTGGCGTCGAGGCGACGGCGCGGGCGAGCTTCGGCGTTTACAACGGCCCGGCCGATGTCGAGGCACTGGCCAAGGGCATAGAAAGAGTAACGAGGATTTTCGGATGA
- the glgB gene encoding 1,4-alpha-glucan branching protein GlgB, with translation MKPPAGAIEALLRGRHDDPFALLGTHAGPAGTFARALVPGAETLEAFSLSGERLGTLEQVDPRGLFEGNVSGEPQPLRYRATASGSDWFVTDPYTFGPVLGPVDDLLMAEGTHFRLHDKLGAHLIEHEGASGVHFAVWTPNAQRVSVVGDFNDWDGRRHPMRRRTDVGVWEIFIPDLGDGRHYKYEIVGPDGQLQPLKADPYAFASELRPATASITATPLAHEWGDDDHRAHWASVDPRRVPISIYEVHAGSWDRDETGWFLSWDDLADRLIPYVVDMGFTHIEFLPISEHPYDPSWGYQTTGLYAPSARFGDIEGFARFVDGAHRAGVGVLLDWVPAHFPTDAHGLARFDGTALYEHEDPRLGYHPDWNTAIYNFGRREVSAFLVNNALFWAERYHVDGLRVDAVASMLYRDYSRKAGEWVPNTEGGRENWEAASFLQSMNRAVYGAHPGFFTVAEESTAWPGVTHPAHSGGLGFGFKWNMGFMHDTLKYMAREPVHRRHHHHDITFGLVYAFSENYVLPLSHDEVVHGKGSLLTKMSGDDWQQFANLRAFYAMMWGYPGKKLLFMGQEFAQRREWSEDRALDWDLCQSTAHEGVRKLVRDLNLLYRQKPALHALDCEPDGFEWLVADDAQNSVFVWLRKAPGAPPIAVVCNMTPVARAPYRLPLPKAGKWREILNSDAHDYWGSGLGNLGGVEAKDGFAMVTLPPLATIMFEFAE, from the coding sequence GTGAAGCCACCGGCCGGCGCTATCGAGGCATTGCTCAGGGGGCGTCACGATGATCCCTTTGCCCTGCTAGGCACTCATGCCGGCCCTGCGGGTACTTTCGCGAGAGCGCTGGTGCCCGGTGCGGAAACACTGGAGGCGTTCAGCCTTTCCGGCGAGCGGCTCGGCACGCTTGAGCAAGTCGATCCGCGCGGTCTGTTCGAGGGAAATGTTAGCGGCGAGCCGCAACCGCTCCGATATCGCGCCACGGCTTCCGGATCGGATTGGTTTGTGACCGATCCTTACACGTTCGGTCCGGTCCTAGGCCCGGTTGACGATCTGCTGATGGCGGAAGGCACGCACTTTCGGCTGCACGACAAGCTTGGCGCGCACCTCATCGAGCATGAAGGGGCGAGTGGGGTTCACTTCGCCGTCTGGACGCCCAACGCGCAGCGCGTATCAGTGGTGGGTGACTTCAACGATTGGGATGGCAGGCGCCACCCGATGCGCCGGCGCACCGATGTCGGCGTCTGGGAGATCTTCATCCCCGATCTCGGCGACGGCCGGCATTACAAATATGAGATCGTTGGCCCTGACGGCCAGCTGCAACCGCTGAAGGCTGACCCTTATGCCTTTGCGTCAGAGCTGAGGCCGGCGACCGCGTCCATTACCGCCACGCCCCTCGCGCATGAATGGGGCGACGATGATCACCGCGCGCATTGGGCCAGTGTCGATCCCCGTCGCGTGCCGATCAGTATCTACGAAGTGCATGCGGGCTCGTGGGATCGCGACGAGACCGGTTGGTTTCTAAGCTGGGACGATCTGGCCGATCGGCTGATCCCCTATGTCGTCGATATGGGGTTCACCCATATCGAGTTCCTTCCCATCTCCGAGCATCCCTATGATCCCTCCTGGGGGTATCAGACGACCGGGCTGTACGCGCCATCGGCGCGATTCGGCGATATCGAAGGATTCGCCCGCTTCGTGGATGGTGCGCATCGCGCGGGCGTCGGCGTCCTGCTGGATTGGGTGCCGGCCCACTTCCCGACCGATGCGCATGGGCTTGCCCGGTTCGATGGCACGGCGCTGTACGAACATGAGGATCCAAGGCTGGGCTATCACCCGGACTGGAACACGGCGATCTACAATTTCGGGCGGCGCGAAGTATCTGCCTTTCTGGTGAACAACGCGCTTTTCTGGGCCGAACGGTACCACGTCGATGGCTTGCGGGTCGATGCGGTGGCGTCGATGCTGTACCGCGATTACAGCCGCAAGGCGGGCGAATGGGTCCCCAATACCGAAGGCGGCCGGGAAAACTGGGAAGCGGCGTCTTTCCTGCAGTCCATGAACCGCGCGGTTTATGGCGCGCATCCCGGCTTCTTCACGGTTGCCGAGGAGTCCACGGCGTGGCCGGGCGTCACGCATCCGGCGCATAGCGGCGGGCTGGGGTTCGGGTTCAAGTGGAACATGGGCTTCATGCACGATACGCTGAAGTACATGGCGCGCGAGCCGGTGCATCGCAGGCATCATCACCACGACATCACCTTTGGCCTGGTGTACGCGTTCAGCGAAAATTACGTGCTGCCGCTCAGCCATGACGAAGTGGTGCACGGCAAAGGATCGCTGCTCACCAAGATGAGCGGCGACGATTGGCAGCAATTCGCCAATCTGCGTGCTTTCTACGCGATGATGTGGGGCTATCCGGGCAAGAAGCTGCTGTTCATGGGGCAGGAATTTGCCCAGCGGCGCGAATGGAGCGAGGATCGCGCGCTCGACTGGGATCTGTGCCAATCGACCGCGCATGAAGGTGTTCGCAAGCTCGTTCGCGATCTGAACCTTCTGTACCGTCAGAAACCGGCGCTTCATGCGCTCGATTGCGAACCCGACGGGTTCGAATGGCTGGTGGCTGACGATGCCCAGAATTCTGTGTTCGTCTGGCTTCGCAAGGCGCCGGGCGCGCCGCCCATCGCGGTGGTGTGCAACATGACGCCCGTGGCGCGGGCGCCATATCGCCTGCCGCTGCCCAAAGCGGGAAAGTGGCGCGAAATCCTCAATTCGGATGCGCACGACTATTGGGGATCCGGCCTTGGCAATCTTGGTGGAGTGGAGGCCAAGGATGGGTTCGCCATGGTGACACTGCCGCCGCTTGCCACGATCATGTTCGAGTTTGCGGAGTGA
- the sufC gene encoding Fe-S cluster assembly ATPase SufC, translating to MLKIENLHAEIDGKPILKGLSLSVNAGEIHAIMGPNGAGKSTLGYVLGGRPGYEVTEGSVTFDGVDLLELEPNERAAAGLFLGFQYPVEIPGVSNVQFLRESLNAQRAGRGEKPLSGGEFLKLARAQADALGLDQDMLKRPVNVGFSGGEKKRNEMVQMGIIDPKFAILDETDSGLDIDALRIVGDGINRIMRKPEKAVLLITHYQRLLDYVKPDFVHVLADGRITRSGGAELAHQLEREGYAEVAA from the coding sequence ATGCTAAAGATTGAAAACCTCCACGCCGAGATCGACGGCAAGCCAATCCTCAAGGGCCTCAGCCTTTCCGTGAATGCGGGCGAGATCCACGCGATCATGGGGCCGAATGGCGCTGGCAAATCGACGCTCGGTTATGTTCTTGGCGGTCGGCCGGGCTATGAAGTGACCGAGGGCAGCGTGACCTTTGACGGGGTCGACCTGCTCGAGCTGGAGCCGAATGAGCGCGCCGCGGCGGGGCTGTTCCTTGGCTTCCAATATCCGGTCGAGATCCCGGGCGTGTCGAACGTCCAGTTCCTGCGCGAGAGCCTGAACGCGCAGCGTGCCGGGCGTGGCGAGAAGCCGCTGTCGGGCGGCGAGTTCCTGAAGCTGGCGCGCGCGCAGGCCGATGCGCTGGGCCTCGACCAGGACATGCTGAAGCGCCCGGTCAACGTCGGCTTCTCGGGCGGCGAGAAGAAGCGCAACGAGATGGTGCAGATGGGGATCATCGATCCCAAGTTCGCAATCCTCGACGAGACCGACAGCGGCCTCGACATCGACGCGCTGCGCATCGTTGGCGACGGGATCAATCGTATCATGCGCAAGCCCGAAAAGGCCGTGCTGCTCATCACCCATTATCAGCGCCTGCTCGATTACGTGAAGCCGGACTTCGTCCACGTGCTCGCCGATGGCCGCATCACCCGCTCGGGCGGCGCGGAACTCGCGCATCAGCTCGAGCGTGAGGGCTATGCGGAGGTCGCGGCGTGA
- a CDS encoding SufD family Fe-S cluster assembly protein has translation MSDAVLDLPSSREEAWRWADLGGLAAAAALAPIAAPEADFLDLPGAKLLFVDGVLDEARSDLHRVTIGALAADDHPLGRRAGGTGWTLRLDAQAVTHPVQIVHVATGRQNHVPAEIVLADDAAAEVVETFVGAGWQNRFTRTRLGKGARLMRSVRLLQPAGFVSLREAAEIGEAASLVTVFLGAGGQGSRIDAQLTMAGDGAFAEYGGALLTSADQKQECAVRVNHAHPNGSSRQVWRAVAADRSQVSLAAAVEVARHAQKTDGEQSLRGLLLDRTATVNLKPELEIFADDVKCAHGATVGELDSRALFYMQSRGIPRARAEAILTRAFVADALERIGDETVRDAFEADADAWLEAALD, from the coding sequence GTGAGCGACGCCGTGCTCGATCTGCCCTCCAGCCGCGAGGAGGCGTGGCGCTGGGCTGACCTCGGTGGGTTGGCCGCTGCGGCGGCGCTTGCGCCGATCGCGGCGCCAGAGGCCGATTTCCTCGACCTGCCGGGTGCGAAGCTGCTGTTCGTCGATGGCGTGCTGGACGAAGCGCGCAGTGATCTTCACCGCGTGACGATTGGCGCGCTCGCAGCGGACGATCACCCGCTGGGGCGGCGCGCCGGCGGCACCGGCTGGACGCTTCGTCTTGATGCGCAGGCGGTGACTCACCCGGTGCAGATCGTTCATGTCGCCACCGGGCGGCAGAACCATGTGCCGGCAGAGATCGTGCTTGCGGACGATGCGGCGGCCGAGGTGGTGGAAACGTTCGTCGGCGCCGGCTGGCAGAACCGCTTCACTCGCACGCGGCTGGGCAAGGGCGCGCGGCTGATGCGCTCGGTGCGGCTGCTGCAGCCGGCTGGCTTCGTGTCGCTGCGCGAGGCGGCAGAGATCGGCGAAGCGGCGAGCCTCGTTACCGTGTTCCTCGGCGCTGGCGGCCAGGGGAGCCGGATCGACGCACAGCTGACGATGGCGGGCGACGGAGCCTTTGCCGAATATGGCGGCGCGCTGCTCACCTCCGCCGATCAGAAGCAGGAATGCGCGGTTCGCGTGAATCATGCGCATCCCAACGGCTCCTCGCGCCAGGTGTGGCGCGCGGTAGCGGCGGATCGCTCGCAGGTCAGCCTTGCCGCGGCGGTCGAGGTGGCGCGCCATGCGCAGAAGACCGATGGCGAGCAGAGCCTGCGCGGGCTGCTGCTCGATCGCACCGCGACGGTGAATTTGAAGCCCGAGCTGGAGATCTTCGCCGACGACGTGAAGTGCGCGCATGGCGCGACGGTCGGTGAGCTTGATTCCCGGGCGCTGTTCTACATGCAGAGCCGCGGCATCCCGCGCGCCCGCGCCGAGGCGATCCTGACCCGCGCGTTCGTTGCCGACGCGCTGGAGCGGATCGGTGACGAGACCGTGCGCGACGCATTCGAGGCGGACGCAGACGCTTGGCTCGAGGCGGCGCTGGATTGA
- a CDS encoding SUF system Fe-S cluster assembly protein translates to MSEPIRIEEVEAETKPPRARVEDAVETSGRQRDYLDGFLKQQPQGDAAHEPGGALYEAVIDALKEIYDPEIPVNIYELGLIYNVEVTEGGHAVVTMTLTTPHCPVAESMPAEVELRVGSVPGIAIVDVNLVWDPPWDPAKMSDEARLELGML, encoded by the coding sequence ATGAGCGAGCCGATCCGGATCGAGGAAGTGGAAGCGGAGACCAAGCCGCCGCGCGCGCGCGTCGAGGATGCGGTGGAGACTTCGGGTCGCCAGCGGGACTATCTGGATGGTTTCCTGAAGCAACAGCCGCAGGGCGATGCAGCGCATGAGCCTGGTGGCGCGCTGTACGAGGCGGTGATCGATGCGCTGAAGGAGATCTACGATCCCGAAATCCCGGTGAACATCTATGAGCTGGGGCTGATCTATAACGTCGAGGTGACGGAGGGGGGCCACGCCGTAGTCACCATGACGCTGACGACGCCGCATTGCCCGGTCGCCGAGTCCATGCCGGCGGAGGTGGAGCTGCGCGTCGGCTCGGTTCCCGGGATCGCCATCGTCGACGTGAACCTCGTGTGGGATCCGCCGTGGGATCCGGCGAAAATGTCGGACGAGGCACGGCTCGAATTGGGGATGTTGTGA
- a CDS encoding glycogen/starch/alpha-glucan phosphorylase, producing the protein MTSPETAPVDARSPLAARIVDTLIHRIGKDERAARKHDWLAATILTLRDEIIDKWMASTRQAHAAGAKRVYYLSLEFLIGRLLRDALFNLGRNAEVAEALASLGVDLAEIEEIEPDAALGNGGLGRLAACFMESMATLELPAYGYGIRYVNGMFRQRIDDGWQVELPETWLAHGNPWEFERRESAYFVGFGGEVTGNEVGHVHWKPAEAVEAVAYDTPVVGWRGKRVNTLRLWSARAFDPIRLDAFNAGDHIGALAGQARAESLVRVLYPSDSSAAGQELRLRQEYFFSSASIQDIVRRHVQYFGDVRTLPDKAAIQLNDTHPAVSVAELMRLLIDHHDLPFEEAWEVTRKTFGYTNHTLLPEALESWPLPLFERLLPRHMQLVYAINGRVLREARKAEGTTDHSVAAISLIDENGERRVRMANLAFAGSHSVNGVAALHTDLMKQTVFADLHRLYPDRINNKTNGITPRRWLMDCNQGLTALIRDAIGPDFYDDAAKLNALDSFADDASFRERFAAVKRSNKVALSNFIKENTGLRVDPAALFDVQIKRIHEYKRQLLNIIETVALYDQIRSHPEKDWIPRVKLFAGKAASSYHNAKLIIKLANDVAKRINSDPSVGGLLKVAFIPNYNVSLAERIIPAADLSEQISTAGMEASGTGNMKFALNGALTIGTLDGANIEIKDHVGNDNIVIFGLTADEVAAKRAGEYRPREVIEGSRELSQAVNAIASGVFSPDDPDRYRDLMNGLYDHDWFMVAADFDSYAAAQRTVDARWADQASWRASAIRNVARVGWFSSDRTISEYAREIWGVM; encoded by the coding sequence ATGACTTCGCCCGAAACCGCGCCCGTCGATGCCCGCTCGCCGCTCGCTGCCCGCATCGTCGACACCCTCATTCACCGCATCGGCAAGGACGAACGCGCGGCGCGCAAGCATGACTGGCTTGCCGCGACGATCCTGACGCTGCGGGACGAGATCATCGACAAATGGATGGCATCGACCCGGCAAGCCCATGCCGCAGGTGCGAAGCGCGTCTATTATTTGAGCCTTGAATTCCTGATCGGGCGCCTGTTGCGCGATGCGCTGTTCAACCTGGGGCGTAACGCCGAGGTGGCGGAGGCGCTGGCGTCGCTGGGCGTGGACCTCGCCGAGATCGAGGAGATCGAGCCTGACGCGGCACTGGGCAACGGCGGGCTCGGGCGTCTTGCTGCCTGCTTCATGGAGAGCATGGCGACGCTTGAACTGCCCGCCTACGGCTATGGCATCCGTTATGTGAACGGTATGTTCCGGCAGCGGATCGACGACGGCTGGCAGGTCGAGCTTCCGGAAACCTGGCTGGCGCATGGCAACCCTTGGGAGTTCGAACGGCGGGAAAGCGCCTATTTCGTCGGCTTTGGTGGCGAGGTCACCGGGAATGAGGTGGGCCATGTTCACTGGAAGCCGGCCGAGGCGGTCGAGGCCGTTGCCTATGACACGCCGGTGGTGGGATGGCGTGGCAAGCGGGTGAACACCCTTCGCCTGTGGAGCGCCCGCGCGTTTGATCCCATCCGTCTCGATGCGTTCAATGCCGGTGATCACATCGGCGCGTTGGCCGGCCAGGCGCGGGCGGAAAGCCTGGTGCGTGTGCTTTACCCCTCCGATTCCAGCGCTGCGGGCCAGGAACTGCGGCTGCGGCAGGAGTATTTCTTCTCCTCGGCGTCGATCCAGGACATTGTCCGTCGCCATGTTCAGTATTTCGGCGATGTGCGGACCTTGCCCGACAAGGCGGCGATCCAGCTGAACGACACGCATCCGGCCGTTTCGGTGGCCGAGTTGATGCGGCTGCTGATCGATCATCATGACCTGCCGTTCGAAGAAGCGTGGGAGGTCACGCGCAAGACATTCGGCTACACCAATCACACGCTGTTGCCGGAAGCGCTGGAAAGCTGGCCGCTGCCGCTGTTCGAGCGGCTGCTGCCGCGGCACATGCAACTCGTCTATGCGATCAACGGGCGGGTGCTTCGGGAAGCGCGAAAGGCGGAGGGCACGACCGATCATTCGGTGGCGGCGATCAGCCTGATTGACGAGAATGGCGAACGTCGGGTGCGCATGGCCAATCTGGCGTTCGCCGGCAGCCACAGCGTCAACGGCGTTGCGGCGTTGCACACCGATCTGATGAAGCAGACGGTGTTCGCGGATCTCCACCGCCTTTACCCCGACCGCATCAACAACAAGACCAATGGCATAACGCCGCGCCGCTGGCTGATGGATTGCAACCAGGGGCTGACGGCCCTGATCCGCGACGCGATCGGGCCCGACTTCTACGATGACGCGGCCAAGCTCAACGCGCTGGATTCTTTTGCAGACGATGCTTCGTTCCGGGAGCGTTTTGCCGCGGTGAAGCGTTCAAACAAGGTGGCGCTGTCGAACTTCATCAAGGAAAACACCGGTTTGCGCGTCGATCCGGCGGCATTGTTCGACGTGCAGATCAAGCGCATCCACGAATATAAGCGCCAATTGCTCAACATCATCGAGACGGTGGCGCTTTACGATCAGATCCGCAGCCACCCGGAAAAGGACTGGATCCCGCGGGTGAAGCTGTTCGCCGGCAAGGCAGCGTCCAGTTACCACAATGCCAAACTGATCATCAAACTGGCCAATGATGTTGCGAAACGCATCAACAGCGATCCGTCGGTGGGCGGGCTGCTGAAGGTGGCGTTCATTCCCAATTACAACGTCAGCCTGGCGGAACGCATCATTCCCGCCGCAGACCTTTCGGAGCAGATCTCCACGGCCGGGATGGAAGCCTCCGGTACCGGCAACATGAAGTTCGCGCTGAACGGTGCACTCACCATCGGGACGCTCGACGGCGCCAATATCGAGATCAAGGACCATGTCGGTAACGACAACATCGTGATCTTCGGGCTCACGGCGGATGAGGTGGCGGCGAAGCGCGCAGGAGAGTACCGGCCGCGCGAGGTGATCGAGGGCAGCCGCGAATTGTCCCAGGCGGTGAATGCCATTGCGTCCGGTGTCTTCTCTCCGGACGATCCCGACCGTTATCGGGACCTGATGAACGGCCTCTACGACCATGACTGGTTCATGGTTGCGGCTGATTTCGACAGCTATGCGGCCGCGCAGCGAACGGTTGACGCCCGATGGGCGGATCAGGCCAGCTGGCGGGCGTCTGCGATCAGGAATGTCGCCCGGGTGGGCTGGTTCTCCTCCGACCGGACGATCAGCGAATATGCACGTGAGATCTGGGGCGTGATGTGA
- a CDS encoding iron-sulfur cluster assembly accessory protein has protein sequence MATSVRERPAALILTDTAKARIAALMASAPEGAIGVKLSTPRRGCSGLAYSVDYVTEAQPFDERIVTEGGTLFVDGGSILYLIGSTMDWVEDDFTAGFVFNNPNAKGACGCGESFTV, from the coding sequence ATGGCAACGAGCGTTCGTGAGCGCCCTGCGGCGCTGATCCTCACCGACACAGCCAAAGCCCGCATCGCCGCGCTGATGGCCAGCGCGCCTGAAGGCGCAATCGGCGTGAAGCTCTCGACGCCGCGACGCGGCTGTTCGGGGCTCGCCTATTCGGTCGACTATGTCACCGAAGCCCAGCCATTTGACGAGCGGATCGTAACCGAGGGCGGCACGCTATTCGTCGATGGCGGATCGATCCTGTATCTGATCGGGTCGACCATGGACTGGGTCGAGGACGATTTCACCGCCGGCTTCGTTTTCAACAACCCTAACGCCAAGGGTGCCTGTGGTTGTGGAGAGAGCTTCACGGTCTGA
- the sufB gene encoding Fe-S cluster assembly protein SufB: protein MATKNAEALAAVSKKYEWGFATEVEQDFAPKGLNEDTVRYISAKKGEPEWMLDWRLKAFRKWLTMESPDWAKLDIPPIDYQDAYYYAEPKQKKTIASLDELDPEIRRTYEKLGIPIAEQEVLAGVEGARKVAVDAVFDSVSVATTFREELKAAGVIFLSISEAIREYPELVKKWLGKVVPQHDNYFATLNSAVFSDGTFVYIPEGVRCPMELSTYFRINAENTGQFERTLIVADKGAYVSYLEGCTAPMRDENQLHAAVVELVALDDAEIKYSTVQNWYPGDENGLGGIYNFVTKRALCQGKNSKVSWTQVETGSAVTWKYPSCVLAGDGSVGEFYSVAVTNNRQQADTGTKMIHLGKNTRSTIVSKGISAGRSDNTYRGLVRVAPTAEGVRNFTQCDSLLLGDQCGAHTVPYIEVRNPSAQIEHEATTSKISEDQLFYAMSRGLDQEAAVALIVNGFAREVLQQLPMEFAVEAQKLLGISLEGSVG, encoded by the coding sequence ATGGCCACCAAGAACGCCGAGGCGCTCGCCGCGGTATCCAAGAAGTACGAATGGGGCTTCGCCACCGAGGTGGAGCAGGACTTCGCGCCCAAGGGGCTGAACGAGGACACCGTTCGCTACATCTCCGCCAAGAAGGGCGAGCCCGAGTGGATGCTCGACTGGCGGCTGAAGGCGTTTCGCAAGTGGCTGACGATGGAATCGCCGGACTGGGCGAAGCTCGACATTCCGCCGATCGACTATCAGGACGCTTATTATTACGCGGAGCCCAAGCAGAAGAAGACCATCGCGTCGCTTGACGAGCTCGATCCGGAAATTCGCCGGACCTATGAGAAGCTGGGCATCCCGATCGCCGAGCAGGAAGTGCTCGCCGGCGTCGAGGGCGCGCGCAAGGTCGCGGTCGACGCGGTATTCGACAGCGTCTCCGTGGCGACCACGTTCCGTGAGGAGCTGAAGGCCGCGGGCGTCATCTTCCTGTCGATCTCGGAAGCGATCCGCGAATATCCCGAGCTGGTGAAGAAGTGGCTCGGCAAGGTCGTGCCGCAGCATGACAATTACTTCGCCACGCTCAACAGCGCGGTCTTCTCCGATGGCACGTTCGTGTACATTCCGGAGGGCGTGCGCTGCCCGATGGAGCTGTCGACGTATTTCCGCATCAATGCCGAGAATACCGGCCAGTTCGAGCGCACGTTGATCGTCGCCGACAAGGGCGCGTACGTCTCGTACCTTGAGGGCTGCACCGCGCCGATGCGCGACGAGAACCAGCTCCATGCCGCGGTGGTGGAGCTGGTCGCGCTCGACGATGCCGAGATCAAATATTCGACCGTGCAGAACTGGTATCCCGGCGACGAGAACGGCCTGGGCGGGATCTACAATTTCGTTACCAAGCGCGCGCTCTGCCAAGGCAAGAACAGCAAGGTCAGCTGGACTCAGGTCGAGACTGGTTCTGCGGTGACGTGGAAGTATCCGAGCTGCGTCCTTGCGGGCGATGGCAGCGTCGGTGAGTTCTATTCGGTCGCGGTGACCAACAATCGCCAGCAGGCGGATACCGGCACCAAGATGATCCACCTGGGCAAGAACACCCGCTCGACCATCGTGTCGAAGGGGATCAGCGCCGGCCGTTCGGACAATACCTATCGCGGGCTGGTGCGGGTCGCGCCGACCGCAGAGGGCGTGCGCAACTTCACGCAGTGCGACAGCCTGCTGCTGGGTGACCAGTGCGGCGCGCATACCGTGCCCTATATCGAGGTGCGCAACCCGAGCGCGCAGATCGAGCATGAGGCGACGACGTCCAAGATCAGCGAGGACCAGCTGTTCTATGCGATGAGCCGCGGGCTGGATCAGGAAGCCGCCGTGGCGCTGATCGTCAACGGCTTTGCGCGCGAGGTGCTTCAGCAACTGCCGATGGAATTTGCCGTCGAGGCGCAGAAGCTGCTCGGCATCAGCCTTGAGGGTTCGGTGGGATGA